TCCATTCAGGAAAATATTTAGTTTGCAAATTTTTCAGGAAATCTTCATTGATTTCATTCAAAATAACATTTTTTAGTCCAGCTTTTGCTGCATGGATTACATCATATTTTCCCAATTCACCAGTAAATAAAAACAAGGACTCTTGACAATTTTTCAGTATTTCTATAGGGTAAGGTGTTTTAGATACAAAATTTCTGGTAACTTCACTACCCGGACTACTATGATATGGTGGTAGTTCTTTGAAAAAAGTTTGGTTACTCATATTTTTTGTCGTATCAACTACCATATCTTTGTGAGATAATTGTAATTCCTTGAGTTCATCTAATATTGAACTTGGAAAATGTTCCGACATAATTTGCCAAGGATTATATTGATCAGTAACAGAACTACGCTGACCATAACGCTCAAAAGTAGTCAAATTTTCAGAAAACTTAATATCTAATGCCATCGCATTAATATCAGTCAACTTATATCCACAATGTCCTACTTTAAGATAGCGATCATTAACTTGAGTTATAATTGAGTTATGTTCATCTAGTAGTTCCAGACCTGCCTGATATAGTATTTGAGTCATTGCCCCATCCAAACCTCGATTTTTATTTAAGTTTTGCCAAAGACTGAAATTTAATCTATCTAGCAACATTCCAGATAAACACCTTCCCATTCCTGTGGTTTCTCCCAATCTTATAAGATCTGTTTCAACATTATAACCAATCCAATGTATCATGTCTTCCTTTTGTAAATCAAAAAAGTAAGCATCTGTTATTCCACAGAAAACTAAACCTTCTTTTAACTTCTGATCATAAAATTCTATTAAACTTCGAGAAATTAAATCATCAGAGCCAACTATAATAACAGCATCAGGATTATAATCTCGACATCTGTTGATGCCGTATTCCCACTTATCACTCAAAGGTTGATTCTCATATTCAACATAATCAAATCCACAAGATTGACAAAGTTTGCGGGATTCTTCTCCTTCTGAACCCACAGCCAAAAGCTCTAATTGTATTTTGCCAGCTAACTCCCTTTTTAACATTGAGTAATAAGAAAGAATTATCTGAGTTAACTCTGGACGTTTCCAAACACAAGTATAAATAACTATTTTATTAATCTTAAACCTATCAATGTAACTATTAGAAATTACTGTGCTATCTGAGATATCTTCCAGTACATTACCCCAAATATTTTTAATCACAGGAATGGCAATTAACTTTCTAACATCCTGAACAATTTGCCCAAAATTTTGTCCTTCCTCTACTTTTCCTTTTTTGAGGTAAGCTTCTGCTAATAAAGGAAAAACATCCTTAAACATCGGATAATAACTTAGTAGATGAGAGCATCTTTCGATCACCTTATCATATTCTTGTTTACGGAGAGATGTCAGTGCTTGTTTAAAAACTTTTTCCCCTTCTTCTATACCTATACTCAAAGAAATTTCTGACTTTTTCTTTTCATCAGATTTTCTTGATATTGGTTTTAATTCAGGAGTTATTGGCTGAGAATTGACTACAGTAGTTAATTCTTGTAGTTGATTAACAAGATCAGCAGGAAAGCATTTTTCTAAAATTATCCAGGGTTGCTCTTGAGAAACTAAAACACTGGCATCACGTTCAAAATATCTTTCAACGGGTGTAATATTATCAGAAAATTTAATATCAATGGCACAAGCTCCTATGTCAGCCATTCTAAATCCACAATGACCAATTTTAAGTTGTTTATCACCCACATAAGCTGCTACACAATTATCATATTCCAATAACTGTAAACCTAATTGTTCCAATTTTCGAGTCATAGCACCATCAAGACTAGAATTTATATCGAGTCCTTTCCAGATGCTAAATTCTAGTTTATCCAAGAGTGTCCTCGATAAACATCTTCCCATGCCGATGGTTTCTCCAACTCGCACTGGATCTTTTTTACCACTATATCCTGTCCACCAAACCAAATTTTGATTATTAACATCAAAGAAATAAGCATCTTGTAAGCCACAAAATACTAAATTATCTTTCAGTTGACGATCATAAAATTCTATTAAATTCTGAGATACTATATCATCGGAACCCACGATAATAACCCCATCAGGATCGTAATTAGCACATTGATTAAGACCATACTCCCACTTAGAACTGAGTGGTTGATTTGGGTATTCAAGATAATCAAAACCACATTCTTCACATAATTTTCGAGAAGCATCCCCTTCAGAACCAACTGCCAAAAGTTCCAGATGAATTTTACCCGATAACTCTTTTTTCAGGTGTGCATAATAAGATAAAACAATTCGGGTTAACTCTGGCCGTCCCCATACACAAGTATAAATTATAATTTTGTTGATACAGTTATCATTGATAGCAACAGATTTAGGTTGAGCATTATCTGACTCGCCCGTAATGATCGCACCCCAATTATTGATAACTTGTTGAGTAGCGATTAACTGACGAATATATTGACTATTTTTTAAACAAAATTCTGCTTCTTTAATCTTTTCTTGGTTAGTGTAGGCTTCAGCTAGAATTGGAAAAATATTGGCTATACTCGGATGTAAACCCATGACTTGAGCGCAGTCTGTTATTGCTTGATGGTATTCCTGATTGAGCAGATGTTTTCTAGCTGAAATAAATAGTTGATTCTCTTGTACTATATTTTCTTGTGTTAAATAAACATCTCCTGATCTTAGATGAATTTTAGGATTACTAGCATCAATTTTTGCAGCCATTTTGTAAAATACAGTTGCTTGATCTAATTGACCTTTTTTACTTAAGATATCAGCTAATTTTAAACACATTTCAGCATCTTTGGGGTTTACTTCCAATGCCTTATAATAAACCTGTAAATCCGTCGGATTATCTGCAACTGCTCGGTGATAAACTTGAGAAATTTCTTCAGAATAACTCTGAATTTGATGTTGTAGAGCATCCCCTAACTTTTCATGAACCTGTGGCAAATTTGGATCGAGTTTAATAACATTACGATAGGCTGCGATCGCATTTTCCCAATCTTCTTTTTTAACTAAAACATCCCCTAAATTATAATATGACCAAACAAAATCAGGATCTAACTCGATAGCTTTTTGATAAGCCGCGATCGCATTTTCCCAATCTTCTAATTCAGTTAATGCTTCTGCTAAATTATGATAAGATAAGGAAAAATCAGGATTTAACGCAATTGCATGACGATAAGCAGTTGCAGCTTCTTCCCATTGCTTTTGCTGAAGTAAAACATCCCCTAAATTATTATAAGACCAGGAAAATTCAGGATTTAATTGAATAGCTTGATGATAGGCTTTTACGGCTTCTTCCCATTGTTCTAACTTGAGAAGGACATCACCTAAATTATGATGGATTTGAGCAATATTGGGTTCTATTTGAATAATTTGATGATAACAATCAATCGCATCTTGCCATTGTTCTAATTTTAATAGAATATCTCCTAATGCTTGCCGAGGTTCTATCCATTGAGGTTGTAATTTAATGGCTTCTTTGTAAGCTGCGAGAGCCTCTTCACATTGCTCTTGTTCGACTAAAGTTTTAGCTAAATTATAGTGAGATTGAGCAATATTAACACCTTG
This genomic stretch from Planktothrix serta PCC 8927 harbors:
- a CDS encoding tetratricopeptide repeat protein, which gives rise to MSLDLEQELQSEISKRRHLLASGRLQKQGVNIAQSHYNLAKTLVEQEQCEEALAAYKEAIKLQPQWIEPRQALGDILLKLEQWQDAIDCYHQIIQIEPNIAQIHHNLGDVLLKLEQWEEAVKAYHQAIQLNPEFSWSYNNLGDVLLQQKQWEEAATAYRHAIALNPDFSLSYHNLAEALTELEDWENAIAAYQKAIELDPDFVWSYYNLGDVLVKKEDWENAIAAYRNVIKLDPNLPQVHEKLGDALQHQIQSYSEEISQVYHRAVADNPTDLQVYYKALEVNPKDAEMCLKLADILSKKGQLDQATVFYKMAAKIDASNPKIHLRSGDVYLTQENIVQENQLFISARKHLLNQEYHQAITDCAQVMGLHPSIANIFPILAEAYTNQEKIKEAEFCLKNSQYIRQLIATQQVINNWGAIITGESDNAQPKSVAINDNCINKIIIYTCVWGRPELTRIVLSYYAHLKKELSGKIHLELLAVGSEGDASRKLCEECGFDYLEYPNQPLSSKWEYGLNQCANYDPDGVIIVGSDDIVSQNLIEFYDRQLKDNLVFCGLQDAYFFDVNNQNLVWWTGYSGKKDPVRVGETIGMGRCLSRTLLDKLEFSIWKGLDINSSLDGAMTRKLEQLGLQLLEYDNCVAAYVGDKQLKIGHCGFRMADIGACAIDIKFSDNITPVERYFERDASVLVSQEQPWIILEKCFPADLVNQLQELTTVVNSQPITPELKPISRKSDEKKKSEISLSIGIEEGEKVFKQALTSLRKQEYDKVIERCSHLLSYYPMFKDVFPLLAEAYLKKGKVEEGQNFGQIVQDVRKLIAIPVIKNIWGNVLEDISDSTVISNSYIDRFKINKIVIYTCVWKRPELTQIILSYYSMLKRELAGKIQLELLAVGSEGEESRKLCQSCGFDYVEYENQPLSDKWEYGINRCRDYNPDAVIIVGSDDLISRSLIEFYDQKLKEGLVFCGITDAYFFDLQKEDMIHWIGYNVETDLIRLGETTGMGRCLSGMLLDRLNFSLWQNLNKNRGLDGAMTQILYQAGLELLDEHNSIITQVNDRYLKVGHCGYKLTDINAMALDIKFSENLTTFERYGQRSSVTDQYNPWQIMSEHFPSSILDELKELQLSHKDMVVDTTKNMSNQTFFKELPPYHSSPGSEVTRNFVSKTPYPIEILKNCQESLFLFTGELGKYDVIHAAKAGLKNVILNEINEDFLKNLQTKYFPEWTYIVGDAFNLINLYSQEDKSFDLVNCDPSSGLVPKLFDEYFPKLYKITRRYLVMPITGDYLESNQTIAEPKVIAKMIEKKHKVDIEVIKLVQRSTNYQGYYWLILQKSGCDVFNS